One stretch of Xiphophorus maculatus strain JP 163 A chromosome 19, X_maculatus-5.0-male, whole genome shotgun sequence DNA includes these proteins:
- the slirp gene encoding SRA stem-loop-interacting RNA-binding protein, mitochondrial has translation MAASAKKVLEVFVSKIPWTVAGKEMKAYFGQFGPVKRCILPFDKDTGFHRGFCWVLFSTEEGLNNALQKDPHILEGAKLLVQRNRRPFEGQKSNKDGDFD, from the exons ATGGCAGCCTCGGCTAAGAAAGTGTTGGAGGTGTTTGTGTCTAAAATCCCCTGGACTGTAGCTGGCA AGGAGATGAAGGCGTATTTTGGACAGTTTGGTCCAGTGAAGAGATGCATCCTTCCATTT gACAAAGACACTGGTTTCCATAGAGggttctgctgggttttatTCTCCACAGAGGAGGGACTAAACAACGCGCTGCAGAAGGACCCCCATATTCTGGAAGGAGCAAAG CTTCTTGTTCAGAGGAACAGACGTCCCTTTGAAGGACAGAAGTCCAACAAAGATGGAGACTTTGACTGA